The Takifugu flavidus isolate HTHZ2018 chromosome 16, ASM371156v2, whole genome shotgun sequence genome contains the following window.
TATCAAATATTATTCtaatatgtatattgtattcaccctctgtactatgtacaggtacacagaggccgagtatccatttacctggattattgtaaatatacatcctctttgtatattccaaatcctgttctatttgattttatcttatttttctctgcgtgctcttgctgttgttgcactgtacatttccccgtgtgggacaataaaggatctgaatctgaatctgaaagtTGATGATAAATCAACTGTAAAGGAGCAACACAAAAGTGGCTAAATATTTTAATTGCTTCGGTGTGTGTGGGTAGGGTTAgtccgccagtgttcctgaccACAGAGCTTGATGCGATATTGCCTCAAACTTTTTAAACTAAAGTTTAAAAAGTGTGATTGAAACATAAGACAGCACAATGGGCTCAGTCCTGCCCTCCCAACGCCTcggcaaaagaaaaaaaagttttcttcTTCAGACTTGTACAACTTTTCTTGAATACCTTCATACTATTTCTATTTTCATGCACAAAAATCCTGTTCAAACTATTTTACTGGTGTTGCTTCCATTGAAGTGCTTTTGATTAGAATGACAATACAGGTCCATTTAAGACAGGGGTTTTGGTTTTTCACCTATTAGTTTAGAGCTTTACAAGACACAACAAGATTTTGTATTCCTGCAAAGCAAAAATTAATATGATGAGGTTTGCTAGTTTCAATGGACACGTTGTTCAGGTTTGTGAATCCAGTATTGGTGATAAAATGGCACTTGTATGTAGGAGTGTAACAAAATCTTGGAAGAACGGGTTGTCCTACACCTCACTGTTTGGGACACGTtcatggattaaaaaaaaaaagaaagaaagaaactgttATGAAGAGCTTATGAAATGCCCCATTTTACCCCTTTATTCTGGCTAAGTATGTTGTGAGCCTGCTGTTTGCCTCTTGCCCCTTCCGTGTCAGCCTCTTTCATCCAAGAGATGCAAACCTTCCTGTGTCACCTtctcatcttcatttaattaattaGTGAGCGCCACTGTCGCCCCACTGACGTCACACTACTTGGGGAGCTGAGGAATTAATTGGTGTCCAGCTTGGACGTTTGGCGTGTGGCTGTCGCACCGTGCTGAAATCTACCGTCAACAGAAAGGCTGCTTTAGCTGTGGTGATTCTAAGAAGCTGGGGGACACAGTGTGATTGCAGATGTACAAAAAAAATAGCCCATTTTAAAAGGTGTGGTAAATATAATTGAAAAGACTTAGAGAGAAAAATAGTGCAGTCAACATCAACAGAGTATGGGGACTTTCAATTCTTAACATTTCTGATATTAGGCTGTTAATACAGTACATTTACGAAAGAAAACAGACTTATTGAGGCCATGCAGGTGTTAGGCTAAAAGAATAGACTGAGCAGCTGCTCAGTGTCGGAACCAAGCGCATTCCACTCAGCTTACATAGATTAAACACACTGTGAAGTGAAGAAACAACATATAGAACACCAGTACACGTCATTGCATATTAGAAATAATAGATTGGCCATCGAAGCAAAACAAAGATACCATTAAAGAAAActtctctatatatatatatatatataattaaatcATTGTATAGCTATACCTGCCCCAACAAAACCAGGAAATACATATATAGTTCATTTATGGTAATACGTTTTCGCTGAAACGTCCAATAAGATTTACCTGTGCAAAACGTGCGTGTAAACTCGTTGTTTTATGTTATTAATTGCATTAATTAGATGCAATTAAATTAACTCCAACATTACGTGCAATTCACAACAAACCCGGAGACTGACAGTCCTGACTTCCTTTTTACTTTCTTTAGTGTCGGTGTGCTGTCCTCGAATGCTGCAAAAGTAATTTGATTGGATTTTTCGAAGCTTTAACTCGTGTTTACAGGAGACGGAAGGATTGTGCTGCTCCGCGGTGTATTTAGGTCACCGTGCGCAGCCTTGCACAGCGGATTGTATGTCAGACATGCCAAATTGTGATTGCCTCCTTTAATTTTACACTCATCACATTATACGTTGTTAATTAATGGCTGCGCTAAACAGAACAGTAAATTATTCATCGACACGAACGGGTTTTTACGCATGAGTTCCTCGtcgtttttaacatttttacctGGAGAAACTTCTACTTGGTGTCCTCTTGCTACGTCCTGCCAGTAGCGCAGCAGCCGTTCGTCGTCTTCCTCCATGGTCTCTGCCTCTTCTTCCAGGCTGCCGTTGCCCGAGTCCGACAGCTGGTCTTCGGAGAAAGACTCAAGGTCCTCCAGCGTGATCATCTCGGGTTGGCTGGGCTCGATGCGGCCACCGCTACCCCCGCCGCTCATTTGACAGCCACCGCGGTCCATTTTTACTCGTCGCAGCGGTGATCTGACACTTCGCTTTGGAAAAAAGGATTGTGATATTTGATGTTGAGTTTGAAAGAAACAGCCTTTCAGCGCTCACTTAATTTCGCGTCTTTTGAACGCCGATGTGTTGCGCTCCGGACCTCCGCGACTTTTTCCGATTGGAGTGCCGCTACTTTCTGCTGTAGCAACCAATTATTACGACGCTTTTCTCGAAAAAGCTCGCCATAGTCGCGTTTCTAACGCTTTAGACTACCTTAACGCACACTGACCCCAATTGAAGGTGCACCTAATTCTCTTTTTAAAGGCGGCAAAAAAAATCGCCTGCGTCGACTGTGCGGAGGAGCCTGGCGAGACTGTTTTTGAGGCCTGAACGGCGGTCTGAGTTGTTTACGAGGAGCGACGATAGACCACGTGATCAGGCCACTCTGACTCCGCCTCTTCCGGTCGGTCGGAGcgaaaaataaaagtcattcAGCCGTAATTAATTTACAGTCATTACAGTGACCCGAATCCTGTTGATCATGGGTTTGACTTGCTGAACGCAAATGATTTGCAGCCATGTATTAAAAAGTGAAAGTTTGATTTATGATTGTTTATGTTTgtcccaacacccccccccccccacacacacacacactcacacacacatacactgttgtttcattttaaatcttttgtgGTGGTTTATAGGGCGACAAAAATAAGAACTGTGTTGATAGGACCACGTTAACAACAAATACTATTGTTTTATGAGTTTAACATTTTTACCTGGAGAAACAATCTGTCCACAAACCAACTGTACCGGTAAAAATTAATTTTTATGATCATTTAATTACTGTGAATATCAGACATTTTTACCATGCACACAGTGTGAATTGATGTGCAATGGCATTACATACCTTTTAAAAGCTTTAGCTCATTTGAAATGCCCTGCTGCAGGGTAACATTACTGTTATTGAATTGAACAAGAAATGAATATCTTAGTAATAATAATTTGGCAGTatagtgtaaaaaaaacaacaggataAACAATTTCTATTTGTGCCATCAgttaattttgtgttttttgcttTGGGTcaatttttttcatgttttgttctattgatatatttttttaatgttagttGTGGAAGACAAACAGTTCCCTTGTAGAGATAATGAACTTGTTCGCTTGAGGGCACTAAACAAAATTTTGTATGTCATCATTGAcgctccagcagccagccaccatcTTGCACCCATCGATGTGCACGTAGCAAAGAGATTACGCAACTATCTAGTCTGCGGGTGAGCGTGGATGTAAAGCTTTAACATGTAtcgaaaaacacacacaacactctaTGGGGAGCCATTGACCTAATAGCCCCCTGCCAAACAGTGGACCTCAATATTAatccacccccacacacacaccacaacatgCTGATTGCGTTTGGCCTTACATCACTGGCACTCATGAGAGAGGATACTTGTGTAGTCATAGTTCTTATTCAGTCATTAAAAATATAGCTAGAGTAACCTTTTCTCTCGTCCTGTAAACAGAAATGTATGTGATGTCCTCTTTTAAAAATACTTGTTGCTCCTCAGGTCCAGCTCCATCATGCATCATATACAATATATTTTGATTTTATCCTTTGATTTACAAGTGGTTTGTCAACAGATTTGGTTAGGCAACCGTCCTTTACGTACGGTTTTGAATGAAAAACCTTTCATATGAGCTGACTCAAAGCCCTAATAATGGACTGACCTCTTTATCTTCTATAGATGGATAGTTTTGAGCTGGTTGATGTACCTGTCGAATTCTGCTGAACATTGTTTTAAAGGCTAAAGGAATTAAAGGCTGTTATTTAACCCTTTGCCTTTATCTTCATAAGCTTGGTGTAGAATCAAATTTCTCCCATCTTTTGAATGAATAGAAGAATGGGGGCAGACAGCTGGTTTCACGtactttttttaatttaggaGTGAAAGCGTGTCCTAGTTTATGTACTGTATGATCAGAAACAATCAGTGTTATTGCACCTGAGTTATATTGCAAATGaacaatgaaattaaaaaagcattttgtaAATTTCAAAGCATTTTGTAAATTTCAAGAACAAACACGATGCCACACAACAAtgctctgttttctctcctccaccatttaaaaactaaattgCATCACAAAATGTAAGCCCACTTACTCACATTACATCTAGCCTTGTGGATGAATAGATGTTACAGCAGTGTGCCACAAAAATGGCTTCCATCTCTCCTCCATGTATTAGTAGATGAGGCTGGAAAAAAGAATAGGCCCACTCATTTTTAGGCTGTTGATCAAAGTGAGGCTATTAAATCCAGTCTGTTTAAGAAGTATTCACATTATTGTGTATAATAAAGATGATCCTGTCTCTGATATTCTATCAATATGAGGaccaaaataaaatatgaaggaCTGAAACTTGTTTTAATGTAGCAAAACATCCTTCATTTGTTTAATCAAAATCAGTCACAGTTTCAGAAGGGATTAAGCTTCAAGGTTTGGCTGCCAATGTCACAATagggatttgatttgatatttaTTCATAGTTggactctttttaaaaaaaaagcatttctcaATATGTCGGTTTCATGCCTCATGAACTCAGGAAATGGCTCTTTAGTTATGACCTGACTCCTGTCTGTGCCTCCTGCAGGTGCTCGAGAAATTCACATCTCGCCTGGTTCAAAGCAGGGTGATGGCGCACAAGGACCTGCGAACTCTCAGCAAATATCAGCTGATCCTCGCCAGGGATCAGTTCCGCAAGAACCCGCTGCCACACATCAAGGCACGGACTCTAAGCACCCATTCAATCAATTTGGTATCATGAGCTTGTCAGCATAAAAAGATTCACCAGGTTTTTGCAGTGAAGCATTTTGAAGTATGCAGATTATTGATATCAGCTGCACTGGCTGATATTTTATAATATATAGATTTTTTTGTGCACAGTGGATTTGCTTCTGCCACAAATTACAATTGATTGAGTTGTGTGTTAAGCTGCCAGTCTTCTCAAAGTGGATTGTGAAACAGTTTTACCTCAATTTAAACCTCTCTCATTGTTCCTGCATAGTTGGAGAAATGTGAATTACTGTAAATCCTGTGGTGGTTTTGAAGGGAGTTGCACTGTACTTGTTAAACTGAGCTTGAAGTTTATGCTATAATCTAACTATTCTTGTTTGCTTATATTTTTTCAGTGGATAGTGGGGTTGATAGTTGAGAGTTCTTCTCTCCACAGGGTCCTCAGCAGGGAGTTCTAGAGGGGGATTTTGCCCTTTGCATCAGCCTGTACCATGGCTATGAGCTCCTGATGCAGATGGGGCTCCGATCCCTCTTCCTTTATTTCCAGGGAATCATGGATGGATCCAGAGGTCAGTCGCCTTACCTTCAGGCTGTATTAGCGTGTTTCTTCCCCCACATTTGCACGCTTCTTTCATCAGTGCAGTGTTTCGATCTTTTAATAACAACCTATGTAgcatatttcagattttttaaCACATGTTCCCTGCACTTGGTGGGACACAGAAATGTCCAGGGCCAGAAATGAGCTGCAGAGAACTCCTGTATTTATGGATCTTTACCAAGAGATGGAAGCAATGTTTGTAAAGCAGTCTGCTGGTATGTGACACATCAGATATCCATATCTGGGGCATccaattaaaacataaaaacaaggtCCTTGGAAACAATATATGTTTGAATAAAATTCTCTCCTCCCAATACTTGTAGAATCAGACGAGCCATTCATATACAGTCACCCCAAActgcagaagctggaggacgTGGTGCTGCAGCATTTCAGACTGCGGGCTGGAAGCTCCGCAGACAAAACCGGTGAGGTATTGTTGGAGCAGGAGAAGGGATATGACTCAGTCATGCAGGAGGAGTTCAAATTCAAAGCTGAGATCTATAGTTCGCTTAGTGTTCTAAAACAACAAGGAGGAAACTGCATGGTGCTTATAGTGCAACATATTAACGCGATCTTTATAGCCGCAGGTAGTTCATATCTGAATTATGTTTAAACTATTATATTATATTTGGAGAGCTAAGCTGTGTCTACAGTACTGCAATAAATCTTTCCCCATTCTTCTTATGCATTTCCAGATTGTGGCACGCAGGAGGTGAGCACACGCGTGATGATCTTTTCATCGTTCCGTGAGAGCGTACAGGAAATTGCAGCTATGCTGAACCGCCATGCTCCGCTGATAAGGGTCATGACTTTTATGGGTCAAGCATCGGCTGGGAAGGGAGTCAAAGGCTTCACccagaaggagcagctggaggtaGAAATGCTTGTTTGAGAAACACTCATTGATCCACTGAGAATTACAGGAAATGTAATTGGCAATCATGTAAGCCACAGTGTGGTAATCGTGCTGTGGACGTGTGTTCTTGTAAAACTACTTACTGTGGCCGCTTTTCTGATCATTTTCCTGCTGGTTGCTTAGCAATGCATCTTTGCAGCCAGTGACATTTTCACAGAACTTGCAAAAATTGATGCTTGTGTAAAAGGCCCTCACCTGAATACATGTGGGGATTTTTATCTATTAGAAGGCTTCAGATGACAAAGTTAGGACGTATATCTGGAAACCAGAAATGACTAGGGGATTTTATGGAAATGGTAAATATTGATAAACATTTTGCCTTAAAAAAAtcctgtctttttttgtgtCTATTCTTGTGTTTAAGGTGGTGCACAGGTTTCGTCAGGGAGGCTTCAACACGCTGGTGTCGACCTGTGTCGGAGAAGAGGGGCTAGATATCGGAGAGGTTGACCTCATCGTTTGCTTTGATGCACAGAAGAACCCCACTCGCCTCGTGCAGCGAATGGGCCGCACTGGTCGTAAGCGGCAGGGGCGAATTGTTGTCATTCTGTCTGAGGGGCGTGAAGAAAGGGTGAGTGGAAACCAAAGGTTTGATGCACCTCTACATGATTAACTTGCCACATCAGAGCTACTTCCAACAAACTGTTTACCTTTGTCAGACGTACAACCAGAGCCAGAGCAACAAGCGCAACGTGTACAAGTCAATCACTGGCAACAAAAGCAGGTTCCACATGTACCCTAGTAGTCCCCGCATGCTgccccagggcctgatcccaaCCCTGCACAAGATGCACATCACCTGTGGCCAGTTTGAccaccaggagagcagcaggcgATCCGTCAGAGGAAGAAGGTCGCGGTCCGAGGGACGGGCGTCTCTCATCCACCCTCAAAACTTGAGTGAGTGAGGTGGCGAGTGAATTCCGGTTAATACATGTTCTTATTGGAGCAGCCGAACATGGAATTTCTCAAACTGTGTCTGTCCTGTGTGCCAGTTCACCAGGAGAGCACAGCATCAGATGGATTTCTGAGCAGTGCTGAATTTTCCAAGTGGGCTTCCACGGTGAGACTGCGGGAAGATGAACCTCATCCAGTCCTAAAACAGTCACAGTTCGTGTCCCTGCCTGCTGATCCCCCAAAGGACAACCTCTCTAAGACTCAGAGGCCGGTTTCCAGAGAGCTGTCTCTGTCTGAATGGAGACACTGGCAGCACAAATCACTTCCAACCCATGTGATTAATCATTCAGCCCGCTGCCAGCACTTCATCGAGGTGATGGAGCTCATTGAcaacatgaaagaggaaaatgaggtaAGGGTCAAATGTTTATACCATGTGATCACATTCTTGGATCGAAAAAGAGTAGAAATGGCTATTAACAGTCCCACTCTCACAGCAAAATGTAACTGCATTtatgaaacaaaaacagatttatAAGCTCCGCAGGCTACAAAGAGTCAGCTGAGCCTCATGTGAACACTCAACTGTGTCTTACTACATTCATCAATTAGGCCTCGAAGGCACATTCCGAATGTGATAAACAGGCTCCACGATGTTGTTGTCGTCATAGTTTTTTCTAAAAATTTATCTTTAGCAGGATATTTTCAGGCTATTGCTCTTTATCTGATTTTCTCAAACAAAgttaaaaataacagaaataaatatagaataaaaagcaaaagctCTTCTTTTAAAACAGAAACCACATTACGCAGCAGCCAGGGTCTAATATAGATGAAACACGAGGGCTGTGTTGTGGAGCTGATGCTAAAATATTTGTATAAGTTGGATGACCTTGATTATCCCGCTCATTTTTCTGGTTTAACGGTACTGTCATTTTACTGACCGTATTTTACTGGACTCGGCTGCTACATGTTATAGCGGCAATGTTGGATCGGTAATGTCAGCCAGGTCAGGGGGTCAGCAGGAGCTGGGGAATCTTATTCGGTTTCTCCAGAATCTAATCGAGCAAGAATGATCTCACCATTGTGTATTTTCTCAGGTTTCTCAGGTTATCTGACACAGGTAGGTCATAATTAAGCTCCTGCCCAAAGATGATATCGTCAAGCCTCTGCTGATTATATTTTATGCAGTAAATAAGTTTAAATTTGTGATTTCTGTTTTACTTAAATATACTGCGAAAAAAAAGCACCATACAGCACAGAATTTCCAAATGTGTACAAAATGTGGATAATGAAGCTGCTTCTTGCTTGTACACTTTGAGAAGCATAACCTGCAACAGCTTACCCACCTGACCTGAATTCGCAAAGAGGCCATTAAGGGCGAACAAAACAGATTTACAATAAAGCACttaaattcaattcaattttctttttttgcccgGTCATACCCCTTCACTTCAGCCTCTGTTTGCCCGAAGCCATCCTTCAAATTCGAGGCACTTTTCTCCCAGGTTGCGTTCACAACCACCCTGCTGTGATTACGAAAGGCTTCTCTGAGCCATTACATAAAACCAGGAAGCTAAAAGTAGGTCAGGTTTTGTTGGCCTACATGCGCAGCGTGCTGACGGAGAAGATGACAAAGACAAATCAATCTAATTTCTTAAGTGATGAAACCGTATGCAACGGCATATTCCTTAATGGGTTCTTTGTTTCTTCCGGGATGGTGCTTTCATGGGCTCCAGTCTATTAAATCAGAATCTGGATTAAGATGTAGGAACCAGGTGAAAACCTTGGTTTCTGCCAAAGAGGCCCGGCTGCAAAATTGCTCGGATCATGAGACGCATGAGAACTTCCAAGACCTGTGGCATCCACTGCCAACCGCTGTCGATGTCTGTGAGAGTTTGTCTCTGAGGGTAATGTCCAGAGCTGGCATAGTAGGAACCAATCACTCACTTTTAGCTTTAACTGCTGTGAATAGAGAGATACTGGCTTCCTTTAACAGGTTATTTCACATGCAGGTAACCTGTTTTTAGCCATCACTTTGGGCTCAGTCAAGGTCCTCTTTCACAGTGTTGGATGTTTATCAAAGGAAGTTCAGATCTCTAATTCAGTCAGCTCATCCTGCACTTTGGGGGAGAATATCTAACCTTTCCACCACACTCGCCTTTTCTCTGCATCCTCGTGATTAAGTTTATTTCAGACTGCAGCATGTCAGGATCCAGGACCTTAATCTGATTATTAATTAAATGTGGGCCAGGGGTTAAGGTTAATCCTACAGCAACTGTTCGAGAGTGCCTTAAAGTGAAATGGGGTCTcatgagaaaagagaagagaacaaagttgtcattgattttgttttcattttgtgatCTCCTGTAAAGACGTATGTATctctttttaaagttattttaggTTAAAATAAATCACTTGACATATTAATTTTCAAGTTTAGTTAGATTCAGATGCATGGTAGATCGTTTAAACATATTGCTGGCTACAAATTTGAATTAGTTGTTCATTAAACAACACTGATATGCAGTAAATGAATTTTATGAACGTGTGTCATCATATTGTTAAAAGAGTAATTGTCGTACATATTGAGAGCTGAACTCTGGTGCAGCTATTTCCACTTATATTTGAAGGATGTCTACCTCTGCAGAGTTTGACCCATTAAAGTCCGATTTCTGCCTCTGCATGTCTTTGTCCAGGCTGGCTTAGCCGTACTTTCCAAACAAAAGCAAGACTTTTGAAGTGCATTTGATTTGAGGGAAATTTGTGGGTCAGAGAGAAACAGCATGTTGTCCACTAACAACATGCTCCACTTGTCAGCACTGTACCCCTGCCAGGAGTGTATAAATGTTGACCCGCAGCATTTATCACCAGGAGGTGGGAAGACTGGAATAACATACTCTCTTCGTGCTTGATCATAAAATCAAGGAATGAAATCGGGGCATTTTTACACTTTAGCATCAGTTTAATTACTTACTAGAAGTGTGACTGGAATACAATGATGTGGAGGGTTTTACGTGCTGGTAGGATTATGTGGGCTTTCTGCTTCACAGAACATCTTGAGCCTGCTGACCACAGGTTTGATGGCACCCTGGCAGTCCCTGCAGGATACCACTCTTGTTGAATCATTTCCATGTCATGTGCTTTGCAAATTTGACAGACTTGTGTGTATTGGGTTCAAATGGAGAGAATATTGTTTTGGCTAATATTTACGATGAAACTTTGTGTAACTATGTGCCTTCATTTGGGCTTTTGATGGATATTAATGTTGACTATAACACACCGGTATCTTTTTCCATGTTTCCTTTGTTTAGGGCGAATGCCTTTATGAGCAAGACCTTCTTCCTTATCTCCACCAACCCGATGACCATATTAAAAAGGgacagaagatgaagaagaactCAAAGAATTGCCCCAAATTGATCATCAACAAATGTGAACCACCTCGCTCCGTGTCGTCAGATCTCAAAGGTATCCCTGAAAGGCTTTCTGGTGCATTACAACAAAGACCTTCACATCCTCAAGATTCAGAGGAATCCTATGATGACCTCACACACGGCCCAGGACCTGTGGAAGGTTTTCCAGAGGTCGATTTGTCTGATGATGTTATCATCAATGAGCATGACACAAAAACGGACGGGACGATGGTCGAGCCTGTACGTTCAGATGAAGATTTTGATCTTCAGACAATGTTCTACCTTCCTAAATGGAGATCAGCATCTTCGCTCCCCTCTGCTAAAATCAACCCAGGGGGAGACAAGAGTCTGAAAGTCATCCTGGCCAATGTTGAGGCGCTCCTGTCTcaatctcctccatcactgatTGAACACTTAGACCCGGACGTGACCGCTCCTCCACTGTTTTGTCTCCCTCCTTTTCCGGTTAGCTTTACGCTGGACCTTGAAGACGTTGACGATGACGTGATGGCGAGTGATCCCGAGCATGATCCCAAGACGTCAGACTCAGCCAAGTGTTCTGTGGGTCAGGAGAACAGAGAAATCCCCCAAAGTCAAGCTCACGTGGAGCAGAGTGCCAGCAAGGGCAAAAAGCCAGCAGGGGGTCTGACCTGGGATGCAATTTTTGATGATGAAgataatgaagaagaaaatgactgCGATGATAGCAAACAAGTGGATCAGAtggatgaagaaataaaaattgcaCGTATGGCCGAGGAAAACCCAAGCTGTGGGGACGACATGAGAGACGAGGAAGTGTGGGAGTGGACAGATGGCGTGAAAGATGACCCACAGACGGACAACAGCCTGGACCTGTTTGGGGACGAGGAAGCCTTCCTGCAGATGACAATCCCAGATGTCCCCACTCCTGGAGTCAGTCCGAGGATGTCCCCTGCAAAACAGGCAGCTCAAAATCCCTGCAGATCAACAGAAATGCACGGAGACGATGCGGCAACTAATCCTACAGCTGACGCTCTGCAGGTGAGGGCTCAGACAGCCCAGAACACCACAGACAACGCGGTCACATCAGATCTACAGGGGCAGCGGAGTTCATTTGACAAGTCTCACGACCTCTTCTCTGTCAACTTTGACCTGGGTTATTCACTGGATGActctgatgaagacagagaggacGATCCTGGCCCTTGGGCCTCTGCCTCCGCACTGCCTCCAAAGCAGGCAGACTCTTCCACACCATGCAGTTACTTTCACAAAAGGCCAATACAGCCAAATGAACCCAAGTTATCGACACCACAAATGTCGTCAGAGCACAGGAGGAGGTCAGTGTCCTCTTTCTTTGCTTCCCCACCTAAAGGCGATGCTTTCCCATCCCCGATCACATCAACACGAGCAAGACGGATCATCTTGCCCAGTCCTAGCAGTCCCCGCACCCCGTCTGTGCTCTCCAGCTTAAAACGGAGGCGTCTGAGTGATCAAGTGAACCAGGAGTCTGTCTGTGCAGAACCTTTGCCTCCTCATCCAGGTAGGTTTTCCCC
Protein-coding sequences here:
- the fancm gene encoding Fanconi anemia group M protein gives rise to the protein MGPFLNLFPQQITKMSKGLNQRTLFQTWGGSNNQSKVVQPTKDGRKPAGGPQTTQSNTTEAAKAKPTGNPLWPEISQRSAHASEDQVRTEEAYPAFEDDDDDLMVVAVYEAEKSLQHDRGHSLQRDDSAGTGSKASTSTETYQDLPGFDSSSAKVWIYPTNYPIREYQLKMSEVALFQNTLVCLPTGLGKTFIASVVMYNFYRWYPSGKIVFMAPTKPLVAQQIEACYKVMGIPQAHMAELTGSTGAKQRQEIWRAKRVFFLTPQVMVNDLSRETCPAQQVKCVVIDEAHKALGNHAYCQVIRQLCSQMLQFRVLALTATPGGDAKSVQSVVSNLLISHIELRSDESPDIRAYSHQRSVEKVVVPLGEILSAHQARYLQVLEKFTSRLVQSRVMAHKDLRTLSKYQLILARDQFRKNPLPHIKGPQQGVLEGDFALCISLYHGYELLMQMGLRSLFLYFQGIMDGSREMSRARNELQRTPVFMDLYQEMEAMFVKQSAESDEPFIYSHPKLQKLEDVVLQHFRLRAGSSADKTDCGTQEVSTRVMIFSSFRESVQEIAAMLNRHAPLIRVMTFMGQASAGKGVKGFTQKEQLEVVHRFRQGGFNTLVSTCVGEEGLDIGEVDLIVCFDAQKNPTRLVQRMGRTGRKRQGRIVVILSEGREERTYNQSQSNKRNVYKSITGNKSRFHMYPSSPRMLPQGLIPTLHKMHITCGQFDHQESSRRSVRGRRSRSEGRASLIHPQNLIHQESTASDGFLSSAEFSKWASTVRLREDEPHPVLKQSQFVSLPADPPKDNLSKTQRPVSRELSLSEWRHWQHKSLPTHVINHSARCQHFIEVMELIDNMKEENEGECLYEQDLLPYLHQPDDHIKKGQKMKKNSKNCPKLIINKCEPPRSVSSDLKGIPERLSGALQQRPSHPQDSEESYDDLTHGPGPVEGFPEVDLSDDVIINEHDTKTDGTMVEPVRSDEDFDLQTMFYLPKWRSASSLPSAKINPGGDKSLKVILANVEALLSQSPPSLIEHLDPDVTAPPLFCLPPFPVSFTLDLEDVDDDVMASDPEHDPKTSDSAKCSVGQENREIPQSQAHVEQSASKGKKPAGGLTWDAIFDDEDNEEENDCDDSKQVDQMDEEIKIARMAEENPSCGDDMRDEEVWEWTDGVKDDPQTDNSLDLFGDEEAFLQMTIPDVPTPGVSPRMSPAKQAAQNPCRSTEMHGDDAATNPTADALQVRAQTAQNTTDNAVTSDLQGQRSSFDKSHDLFSVNFDLGYSLDDSDEDREDDPGPWASASALPPKQADSSTPCSYFHKRPIQPNEPKLSTPQMSSEHRRRSVSSFFASPPKGDAFPSPITSTRARRIILPSPSSPRTPSVLSSLKRRRLSDQVNQESVCAEPLPPHPAECSSDSEDEVAVHKRRGPKRADPLASQSVNKVESDVDSPVVGNRKRLAALHTPEEVAGGALSDDDFQDESMFTHRKPPAASEPVHWEKFKGPVRQKVRQFLDEEAELSEEDGGQHVSSDEEDGEELNHSLEGFVVNNTHCSQGLNDSEMHCVYLKSVRSPAVQGKFKMSYRNHHNVDIFSQVPEMDETYAEDSFVVGSEAEELTSSEEEAEDVDLLPEVSFVDGKRQYATRRRVFLHKAKIAGSREAAEVLPEQRAGGKTKSRRIIRPNDSSEEETEEVCEKSLAAESGVSAPLWPKEVQAEFSRPQLCQGDSDTSAPSSEVSLLPKTRRVPENQQKERCRQRCESQHKLSDELDFVEPDPALLSKKQTEMAPATSSEPHKSESPAAPGPVCIVVDSRCLSSSVELVTSLRQRHAVTVHVCSLDGGYFIVSNRMAVERYSQSDMAALQNRKRLSERVKSLQGLFERICLIVEKDRSKSGEASRPFQRTRCYDRTLISLVRTGVRLLWSNGVEDSACLLADLARLEQRKGRGISVPVEVKGQHREQALQLYLSLPSVNYVHALNMSHSFSSVAQLMNSSIEALQKGGCMSRSRAEEVYRFLRHSCDSFFMNTPKSAKKR